In Modestobacter versicolor, a single genomic region encodes these proteins:
- a CDS encoding sensor domain-containing phosphodiesterase yields MRRKRSATEQQIADLLQTARKSLGLSVAFFSRLDGTTQHLEVVESSMPLVFKDGLTQPQDTSFCQAVMDGDLPAVMPDVRDFPAAMKLRPARVPRIRSYVTAPVTLSDGSVYGSFCAFGLRSDPELSARDQALMEVLANAASVIIEPDLRDRQQHDEIEQRLRPIMARGGPDVVLQPVVDLASGARVGAEALSRFPGEWGMAPDAVFAEAHSIGAGDRLELLALQQAAAHLDTVPGYIAMNVSPATLLTRDCLDLLASLPLRRVVLELSEHDQVADYDALHAVVLPLRAQGMTLAIDDVGAGFSSLRHIVVTNPDVIKIDRSIVSGLDHDPVLARLVESLVEFAHGCGVRVVAEGVETAAEHAMLRTLQVDFGQGWLFGRPGPADVLDAQRALAG; encoded by the coding sequence GTGCGCAGGAAGCGCTCGGCCACCGAGCAGCAGATCGCCGACCTGCTGCAGACGGCACGGAAGTCGCTGGGCCTCAGCGTGGCCTTCTTCAGCAGGCTGGACGGGACGACCCAGCACCTCGAGGTCGTCGAGTCCTCGATGCCGCTGGTCTTCAAGGACGGCCTCACCCAGCCGCAGGACACCAGCTTCTGCCAGGCCGTGATGGACGGCGACCTCCCCGCGGTCATGCCCGACGTCCGGGACTTCCCCGCGGCGATGAAGCTGCGCCCGGCCCGCGTCCCCCGCATCCGCAGCTACGTCACCGCTCCCGTGACGCTCAGCGACGGCAGCGTCTACGGCAGCTTCTGCGCCTTCGGGCTGCGCTCCGACCCCGAGCTCTCCGCCCGCGACCAGGCCCTGATGGAGGTCCTCGCCAACGCGGCGTCGGTGATCATCGAGCCCGACCTGCGCGACCGGCAGCAGCACGACGAGATCGAGCAGCGGCTGCGGCCGATCATGGCCCGCGGCGGCCCGGACGTCGTCCTGCAGCCCGTCGTGGACCTCGCCTCCGGCGCCCGGGTCGGCGCGGAGGCGCTGAGCCGCTTCCCCGGCGAGTGGGGCATGGCCCCCGACGCCGTCTTCGCCGAGGCGCACAGCATCGGCGCCGGCGACCGCCTCGAGCTGCTCGCGCTGCAGCAGGCCGCCGCACACCTGGACACCGTCCCCGGCTACATCGCCATGAACGTCTCCCCCGCGACCCTGCTCACCCGCGACTGCCTCGACCTGCTGGCCTCGCTGCCGCTGCGCCGGGTGGTCCTCGAGCTGTCCGAGCACGACCAGGTCGCCGACTACGACGCCCTGCATGCCGTCGTCCTCCCGCTCCGCGCCCAGGGCATGACCCTGGCCATCGACGACGTCGGCGCGGGCTTCAGCTCACTGCGGCACATCGTCGTCACCAACCCCGACGTCATCAAGATCGACCGGAGCATCGTCAGCGGCCTGGACCACGACCCGGTGCTGGCCAGGCTGGTGGAGTCGCTGGTCGAGTTCGCCCACGGCTGCGGCGTCCGGGTCGTCGCCGAGGGCGTCGAGACCGCTGCCGAGCACGCGATGCTGCGGACCCTGCAGGTCGACTTCGGGCAGGGCTGGCTGTTCGGCCGCCCCGGCCCGGCCGACGTCCTCGACGCCCAGCGGGCCCTCGCCGGCTGA
- a CDS encoding PKD domain-containing protein, protein MKRTTSVLLTAALTTGTAAVLAAAIPGVASANACGVIPIDQNSFTTAFDTKDTRATGHNDIKVDNPGALRVWTEGTKSTDKAAAYYGGLDVALASQTALTNYSLNYQGTPTGTLPGYQLVVDLDDDGTADGILIGEKAYGANWWLSNATPQEFKDKAPHKDGTSGAAQGGAHYGTLDEWVTAFPAADITAFGYSLGSGVKNDLLIDSITFGCNVVDFGYTNTPPTADFTWAATATDPSTIAFDATPSADVDEVNGDVLTYAWDFRDGTLGTGEKVTHKYNAPGTYAVELTVTDRFGATAKKLIDVVVARPTNTAGGTPLPGTGANVIGLAAVGGLVLAGSSAGLVATRRRRAGSGAHAA, encoded by the coding sequence GTGAAGCGCACCACCAGTGTCCTGCTGACCGCTGCCCTGACCACCGGAACGGCAGCCGTGCTCGCGGCGGCCATCCCGGGCGTCGCCTCGGCCAACGCCTGCGGCGTCATCCCGATCGACCAGAACTCCTTCACGACGGCGTTCGACACCAAGGACACCCGCGCCACCGGGCACAACGACATCAAGGTCGACAACCCCGGCGCACTGCGCGTCTGGACCGAGGGCACCAAGTCGACGGACAAGGCGGCTGCGTACTACGGCGGGCTCGACGTGGCCCTCGCCAGCCAGACCGCGCTGACCAACTACTCGCTCAACTACCAGGGCACCCCGACCGGCACCCTGCCCGGGTACCAGCTGGTCGTCGACCTCGACGACGACGGCACCGCGGACGGCATCCTGATCGGCGAGAAGGCCTACGGCGCCAACTGGTGGCTGAGCAACGCGACCCCGCAGGAGTTCAAGGACAAGGCGCCGCACAAGGACGGCACCAGTGGCGCAGCTCAGGGCGGCGCCCACTACGGCACCCTCGACGAGTGGGTCACCGCGTTCCCGGCTGCGGACATCACCGCGTTCGGGTACTCGCTGGGTTCCGGCGTCAAGAACGACCTGTTGATCGACTCGATCACCTTCGGCTGCAACGTCGTCGACTTCGGCTACACGAACACCCCGCCCACCGCTGACTTCACCTGGGCCGCGACCGCCACCGACCCGAGCACCATCGCCTTCGACGCCACCCCGTCGGCGGACGTCGACGAGGTCAACGGCGACGTGCTGACCTACGCGTGGGACTTCCGGGACGGGACGCTCGGTACTGGCGAGAAGGTCACGCACAAGTACAACGCCCCGGGCACGTACGCGGTCGAGCTGACCGTCACCGACCGCTTCGGCGCGACGGCGAAGAAGCTGATCGACGTGGTCGTCGCGCGGCCGACGAACACCGCGGGCGGCACCCCGCTGCCGGGCACCGGCGCGAACGTCATCGGCCTGGCCGCGGTCGGTGGCCTGGTCCTGGCCGGCAGCAGTGCCGGCCTGGTCGCCACCCGTCGCCGCCGTGCCGGGTCCGGAGCCCACGCTGCCTGA
- a CDS encoding class E sortase produces the protein MQRVVRTVCQAGITAAVVVLLFVAYQVWVTDLRSDRAQDEVADQLRDDWSSPAPLPASTAPDFGTAFAFLHIPRLGDDYEQAVVEGTDDAVLEEAPGHFVDTALPGEIGNFSVAGHRVGKGSPFIDLDRLQDGDEIVVETVDTWYVYRVSEVVVTEPTATDAIAAVPGAAGDVPDRGYLTLVTCTPKFTDRLRLIVHAELDGSTPKSESPDGPAVLLGTT, from the coding sequence GTGCAGCGCGTCGTGCGGACCGTCTGCCAGGCGGGGATCACCGCGGCCGTCGTCGTCCTGCTGTTCGTGGCCTACCAGGTCTGGGTGACCGACCTGCGCAGCGACCGCGCCCAGGACGAGGTCGCCGACCAGCTCCGCGACGACTGGAGCTCGCCGGCACCGCTGCCGGCGAGCACGGCGCCCGACTTCGGCACCGCCTTCGCGTTCCTGCACATCCCCCGGCTCGGCGACGACTACGAGCAGGCGGTCGTCGAGGGCACCGACGACGCGGTCCTGGAGGAGGCGCCGGGGCACTTCGTCGACACGGCCCTGCCCGGCGAGATCGGCAACTTCTCCGTCGCCGGCCACCGGGTGGGCAAGGGCAGCCCGTTCATCGACCTGGACCGGCTCCAGGACGGGGACGAGATCGTCGTCGAGACGGTCGACACCTGGTACGTCTACCGGGTGTCCGAGGTGGTCGTCACCGAGCCCACGGCCACCGACGCCATCGCCGCCGTCCCCGGAGCCGCCGGCGACGTCCCGGACCGCGGGTACCTGACCCTGGTGACCTGCACGCCCAAGTTCACCGACCGGCTGCGCCTGATCGTGCACGCCGAGCTGGACGGCTCGACCCCGAAGTCCGAGTCACCGGACGGTCCCGCCGTGCTGCTGGGGACGACCTGA
- a CDS encoding sensor domain-containing phosphodiesterase has translation MQRECTEAERQVAGLLATARRKLDLSVAFLSRIDETSRTLQVVDSSLGAIRAGYTGPRDSGFCLAVVQGHLPQVMPDARDVPEAVRRLPADLPPIRGHVSVPVVLSDGSVYGTFCAFGLVSDPEVSVRDLALMEVLAEAAALVIEPQVREEQRQAEISGRLAPVIADGGPDVVLQPIVDLRTGARIGAEALSRFPRAWGRTPDVVFAEAHSIGQGDLLELLALSRAADLLDDVTGYVAMNVSPQTLLTPLCREVLGDLPLDRVVLELSEHEQVQDYAALGAALAPLRARGMRLAIDDVGAGFSSLRHIVVTGPDVIKMDRSIVSGLDTDPILAKLAQSLVDFAHSSDICVVAEGVETAAEHEVLRRLGVDGGQGWLFGRPGPADLLVDAGTVLAPPARQPLPT, from the coding sequence GTGCAGCGGGAGTGCACCGAGGCGGAACGGCAGGTCGCGGGGTTGCTGGCGACCGCCCGTCGCAAGCTCGACCTCAGCGTCGCGTTCCTCAGCCGGATCGACGAGACCAGCCGCACGCTGCAGGTGGTCGACTCGTCGCTCGGCGCGATCCGGGCGGGCTACACCGGCCCCCGGGACAGCGGCTTCTGCCTGGCCGTCGTGCAGGGGCACCTCCCCCAGGTCATGCCCGACGCACGCGACGTCCCCGAGGCGGTCCGCCGCCTGCCGGCCGACCTGCCGCCGATCCGCGGGCACGTGAGCGTGCCCGTCGTCCTCAGCGACGGCAGCGTCTACGGCACCTTCTGCGCCTTCGGCCTGGTCAGCGACCCCGAGGTGTCGGTGCGCGACCTCGCGCTGATGGAGGTGCTCGCCGAGGCCGCGGCGCTGGTCATCGAGCCGCAGGTGCGCGAGGAGCAGCGGCAGGCCGAGATCTCCGGGCGGCTCGCGCCGGTCATCGCCGACGGGGGCCCGGACGTCGTCCTGCAGCCGATCGTCGACCTGCGCACCGGTGCCCGGATCGGGGCCGAGGCGCTGAGCCGCTTCCCGCGCGCGTGGGGCCGCACGCCCGACGTCGTCTTCGCCGAGGCGCACAGCATCGGCCAGGGCGACCTGCTCGAGCTGCTCGCGCTCAGCCGGGCTGCCGACCTGCTGGACGACGTGACCGGTTACGTGGCGATGAACGTCTCGCCGCAGACCCTGCTGACCCCGCTGTGCCGCGAGGTGCTCGGCGACCTGCCGCTGGACCGCGTCGTCCTGGAGCTCTCCGAGCACGAGCAGGTGCAGGACTACGCCGCGCTCGGCGCCGCGCTGGCCCCGCTGCGCGCCCGGGGCATGCGGCTGGCGATCGACGACGTCGGGGCCGGCTTCAGCAGCCTGCGGCACATCGTCGTCACCGGCCCGGACGTGATCAAGATGGACCGCAGCATCGTCAGCGGCCTGGACACCGACCCGATCCTGGCCAAGCTCGCCCAGTCGCTGGTCGACTTCGCGCACAGCTCCGACATCTGCGTGGTCGCCGAGGGCGTCGAGACCGCCGCCGAGCACGAGGTGCTGCGGCGACTCGGGGTGGACGGCGGCCAGGGCTGGCTGTTCGGCCGCCCGGGGCCCGCCGACCTGCTGGTCGACGCGGGCACCGTGCTCGCCCCCCCGGCCCGGCAGCCGCTGCCCACCTGA
- a CDS encoding iron chaperone: protein MAGTVDEYLAGLPDDVRARVGEVRRIVHEVVPDAGETISYAMPTFTLDGLPLLHVAAWKQHIGLYPLPPLDAELAAEVEPYRGAKDAMRLLHVEPLPGALLARVVQAMVDQRG from the coding sequence ATGGCCGGCACCGTCGACGAGTACCTGGCCGGGCTGCCGGACGACGTCCGGGCGCGGGTGGGCGAGGTGCGCCGCATCGTGCACGAGGTCGTGCCGGACGCCGGGGAGACGATCAGCTACGCGATGCCGACGTTCACCCTCGACGGCCTGCCGCTGCTGCACGTCGCGGCGTGGAAGCAGCACATCGGGCTCTACCCGCTGCCGCCGCTCGACGCCGAGCTCGCCGCCGAGGTCGAGCCCTACCGCGGCGCCAAGGACGCCATGCGGTTGCTCCACGTGGAACCGCTGCCCGGCGCGCTGCTCGCCCGGGTGGTGCAGGCGATGGTCGACCAGCGCGGCTGA
- a CDS encoding MFS transporter, giving the protein MSSTGRRADHRVTFAVLATGVIAFSLLQSLVTPVLPTLEAGLGTNQSDVTWVLTAYLLSASVFTPILGRLGDMTGKKRMFVVALAALALGCLLAALATDLTVMVVARVVQGIGGGVLPLAFGIIRDEFPRDRVAGAVGAISSLVAVGAGVGLVVAGPIVDAFSYHGLFWLPLVVLVVAALAAQFLVPESPERTAGSINWAAALLLSSWLVALLLAVSQAPSWGWGSAEVLGLLVAAVVLAVVWVLVESRAVQPLIDMRMMRVRAVWATNLVALLFGAAMYAAFAFLPQFLQTPSSAGYGFGSTVTESGLLMLPQTIASFVLGLVSGTLAQRIGSKVVLVIGTLVVAAGYLAFALAHDSQGAILAGSVVMGAGFGLAFAAMSNLIVAAVPPSQTGVASGMNANIRTIGGSIGAAVMASVVTAHAGAGGLPAESGYTNGFLMLTGALVAAALAALLIPAVRRDPATHAEPDVALRHPEAALVAGGTLVGDDPE; this is encoded by the coding sequence ATGAGCAGCACGGGACGGCGGGCGGACCACCGGGTCACCTTCGCGGTGCTCGCCACCGGGGTGATCGCGTTCTCGCTGCTGCAGTCGCTGGTGACGCCGGTGCTGCCGACGCTGGAGGCCGGGCTGGGCACCAACCAGTCCGACGTCACCTGGGTGCTGACCGCCTACCTGCTCTCCGCGTCGGTGTTCACGCCGATCCTGGGCCGGCTGGGCGACATGACCGGCAAGAAGCGGATGTTCGTCGTCGCGCTGGCCGCTCTCGCGCTGGGCTGCCTGCTCGCCGCGCTGGCGACTGACCTGACCGTGATGGTCGTCGCCCGGGTGGTCCAGGGCATCGGTGGCGGGGTGCTGCCGCTGGCGTTCGGGATCATCCGCGACGAGTTCCCGCGCGACCGGGTCGCCGGGGCGGTCGGCGCGATCTCCTCCCTGGTGGCCGTCGGCGCCGGCGTCGGGCTGGTCGTGGCCGGCCCGATCGTGGACGCGTTCAGCTACCACGGGCTGTTCTGGCTGCCGCTGGTCGTGCTGGTCGTCGCCGCGCTGGCCGCGCAGTTCCTGGTGCCCGAGTCGCCGGAGCGCACCGCCGGCTCGATCAACTGGGCCGCGGCCCTGCTGCTGTCCAGCTGGCTGGTCGCGCTGCTGCTCGCGGTCAGCCAGGCGCCGAGCTGGGGCTGGGGCTCGGCGGAGGTCCTCGGGCTGCTCGTCGCCGCCGTCGTCCTCGCCGTCGTGTGGGTGCTCGTCGAGTCGCGCGCGGTGCAGCCGCTGATCGACATGCGGATGATGCGGGTCCGCGCGGTCTGGGCGACCAACCTCGTCGCGCTGCTGTTCGGGGCGGCGATGTACGCCGCCTTCGCGTTCCTGCCGCAGTTCCTGCAGACGCCGTCGTCGGCGGGGTACGGCTTCGGCTCCACGGTGACCGAGTCGGGGCTGCTGATGCTCCCCCAGACGATCGCCTCGTTCGTCCTCGGCCTCGTCTCCGGCACCCTCGCCCAGCGGATCGGGTCCAAGGTCGTGCTGGTCATCGGGACGCTGGTTGTCGCCGCGGGCTACCTGGCGTTCGCGCTGGCGCACGACTCGCAGGGCGCGATCCTGGCCGGCTCGGTCGTCATGGGCGCCGGCTTCGGGCTGGCCTTCGCCGCGATGTCGAACCTGATCGTCGCCGCCGTCCCGCCGTCGCAGACCGGGGTGGCCAGCGGCATGAACGCCAACATCCGCACGATCGGCGGGTCGATCGGGGCCGCCGTCATGGCCTCGGTGGTGACCGCGCACGCCGGTGCGGGCGGGCTGCCGGCGGAGTCCGGTTACACCAACGGCTTCCTGATGCTGACCGGTGCGCTGGTGGCCGCCGCGCTCGCCGCCCTGCTCATCCCCGCCGTGCGGCGCGACCCCGCCACGCACGCCGAGCCCGACGTCGCGCTGCGCCACCCCGAGGCCGCGCTCGTCGCGGGCGGGACCCTGGTGGGCGACGACCCGGAGTGA
- a CDS encoding aminotransferase class V-fold PLP-dependent enzyme — protein MSSAYLSGFAEDTGYLDFARVGPPSQAVVAAGTAALSAVSAAGRGTVDRLMDAEERALAAACRLLGFPRENLVYSPSTSAGLFQAAFAVRGRVLVSPAEFPANLYPWWRAAAAGRVEVADLPAGPVTPDAVRAALAVTDAAAVVLSAVDFATGFRADLAGLREVVGERLLVVDGIQGVGAVEMDWTAADVLVAGGQKWLRSGWSTGVVAVSDRALDRLDPLLAGWTGVQGATDYDGLEHPLADGAARFTTTNTSPVAQACLAAGLELLESAGTAWVAGRISARVDELLEVLDRRGAVVTSERDPARRAGIVSFRVPGLDGAALHEALGRAGVTCTRHGERVRLSVHATTTAAALDRVDAALG, from the coding sequence GTGAGCTCTGCGTACCTGTCCGGGTTCGCCGAGGACACCGGGTACCTCGACTTCGCCCGGGTCGGCCCGCCGTCCCAGGCGGTGGTCGCGGCCGGCACCGCCGCGCTGTCGGCGGTGTCGGCCGCCGGGCGGGGCACCGTCGACCGGCTGATGGACGCCGAGGAGCGGGCCCTCGCGGCGGCGTGCCGGCTGCTGGGCTTCCCGCGGGAGAACCTCGTCTACTCGCCGAGCACCTCGGCCGGGCTGTTCCAGGCGGCGTTCGCGGTGCGCGGCCGGGTGCTGGTCAGCCCGGCGGAGTTCCCGGCCAACCTCTACCCGTGGTGGCGCGCGGCGGCGGCCGGTCGGGTCGAGGTGGCGGACCTGCCGGCCGGGCCGGTCACGCCGGACGCCGTCCGGGCGGCGCTGGCCGTCACCGACGCCGCGGCGGTCGTGCTCAGCGCCGTCGACTTCGCCACCGGCTTCCGCGCCGACCTCGCCGGCCTGCGCGAGGTCGTGGGGGAGCGGCTGCTGGTGGTCGACGGCATCCAGGGCGTGGGGGCGGTCGAGATGGACTGGACGGCGGCCGACGTGCTGGTCGCCGGCGGCCAGAAGTGGCTGCGCAGCGGCTGGAGCACCGGCGTCGTCGCCGTCTCCGACCGGGCGCTGGACCGGCTCGACCCGCTGCTGGCCGGCTGGACCGGGGTCCAGGGCGCCACCGACTACGACGGCCTGGAGCACCCGCTGGCCGACGGCGCCGCCCGGTTCACCACCACCAACACCAGCCCGGTGGCGCAGGCCTGCCTGGCCGCGGGGCTGGAGCTGCTGGAGTCGGCCGGCACCGCGTGGGTGGCCGGCCGCATCTCCGCGCGGGTCGACGAGCTGCTGGAGGTGCTCGACCGGCGCGGCGCCGTGGTCACCTCCGAGCGCGACCCCGCCCGCCGGGCCGGCATCGTCTCCTTCCGGGTGCCGGGGCTGGACGGCGCCGCGCTGCACGAGGCGCTGGGCCGGGCGGGGGTCACCTGCACCCGGCACGGCGAGCGGGTGCGGCTGTCGGTGCACGCGACGACGACCGCCGCGGCGCTGGACCGGGTGGACGCCGCGCTGGGCTGA
- a CDS encoding amino acid ABC transporter ATP-binding protein, which yields MTAAQGEVLVRARQLRKHYGSLEVLRGVDLTVRRGEVVVLLGASGAGKSTLLRCVNHLEAADGGEIWVDGVPIGFRHDGGVLRELRERDVARQRADIGMVFQRFNLFPHRTVLANVTEGPVQVRGVPRREAEARARELLARVGLADKVDTYPDRLSGGQQQRVAIARALAMRPKLLLFDEPTSALDPELVGEVLAVMTELAEEGMTMIVVTHEIAFAREVADHVVFMDGGVVVEEGPPEQVIGAPQHERTRAFLARVTA from the coding sequence GTGACCGCGGCGCAGGGCGAGGTGCTCGTCCGGGCCCGGCAGCTGCGCAAGCACTACGGCTCGCTGGAGGTGCTCCGCGGGGTCGACCTGACCGTGCGCCGCGGTGAGGTCGTCGTCCTGCTCGGCGCCTCCGGTGCCGGCAAGAGCACCCTGCTGCGCTGCGTCAACCACCTCGAGGCCGCCGACGGCGGCGAGATCTGGGTGGACGGCGTCCCGATCGGCTTCCGGCACGACGGCGGGGTGCTGCGGGAGCTGCGCGAGCGGGACGTCGCCCGGCAGCGCGCGGACATCGGCATGGTGTTCCAGCGGTTCAACCTCTTCCCGCACCGCACCGTGCTGGCCAACGTCACCGAGGGGCCGGTGCAGGTGCGCGGCGTGCCGCGGCGCGAGGCGGAGGCCCGGGCCCGGGAGCTGCTGGCCCGGGTGGGCCTGGCCGACAAGGTCGACACCTACCCCGACCGGCTCTCCGGCGGGCAGCAGCAGCGGGTGGCGATCGCCCGGGCGCTGGCGATGCGGCCCAAGCTGCTGCTGTTCGACGAGCCGACCAGCGCGCTGGACCCCGAGCTCGTCGGCGAGGTGCTGGCGGTGATGACCGAGCTGGCTGAGGAGGGGATGACGATGATCGTGGTGACCCACGAGATCGCCTTCGCCCGCGAGGTCGCCGACCACGTCGTGTTCATGGACGGCGGGGTGGTGGTCGAGGAGGGGCCGCCGGAGCAGGTGATCGGGGCGCCGCAGCACGAGCGCACCCGCGCCTTCCTGGCCCGGGTGACCGCGTGA